One genomic window of Gossypium hirsutum isolate 1008001.06 chromosome D11, Gossypium_hirsutum_v2.1, whole genome shotgun sequence includes the following:
- the LOC107962062 gene encoding protein GRIP-like, which yields MIATPRRDDISMEKWMAILQNLHEEDIEWRAPWLLPDEILYRCGSFDWVPLLGIWGAIGYAPLLVLRQYRSRQFIPATQGLAECEFSYGGDGYKKRIREISNAWNQTRQMKRLAVGPMTTPEYEEWRVRRINDNIPKSSPEGSHSIEEHLRVIPSELEILKQDFERRSAELEKQIEQMEEEKTNLRLDVDVQKLEMERLRKGKARAEEDLDSLKTDYKKLRSSMRTAGLGKTSEQWRKEVQEEKNKADRWETRFQEVQTQNETLKKSLSENQKEKGELENRVSELEESLHRHRNRNSVMELKASLSRIEEMKRRIEELEVALRSCEMRIEHMRSNEDRQTEQLHYFQNQVRDRDQIMGEAVLQIREVADHLQTLAVQADVLSVKYELESSRGQELASLLRRIRILSFRAKSYI from the coding sequence atgatagctacaccgagaAGGGACGACATTTCAATGGAAAAatggatggcaattcttcaaaACTTGCATGAAGAAGACATTGAATGGAGAGCTCCGTGGTTACTTCCAGACGAAATTTTGTACCGATGcggtagttttgattgggtccctttgcTTGGAATCTGGGGAGCTATTGGCTATGCCCCGTTATTAGTGCTCAGACAGTACAGATCAAGACAGTTTATACCCGCAACCCAGGGGCTGGCCGAGTGTGAATTCTCGTATGGGGGTGATGGCTACAAAAAGAGGATTCGAGAGATATCCAATGCGTGGAATCAGACTCGCCAAATGAAGCGATTAGCTGTAGGACCAATGACAACCCCCGAATATGAAGAATGGAGGGTCAGAAGAATCAATGACAATATCCCCAAATCAAGCCCCGAAGGCAGTCATTCGATAGAGGAGCACTTACGGGTCATCCCTTCTGAACTAGAAATTTTGAAGcaagattttgaaagaagaaGTGCAGAATTGGAAAAACagatagagcaaatggaggaagaaaaaacAAACTTAAGGTTGGATGTAGATGTCCAGAAGCTCGAGATGGAGCGATTAAGAAAAGGAAAAGCTAGGGCTGAAGAAGATCTGGACAGTCtgaaaacagattacaagaagttgcgatCATCAATGAGAACCGCCGGGTTAGGAAAGACTTCTGAACAATGGCGCAAGGAAGTTCAAGAAGAAAAGAACAAAGCTGATAGATGGGAAACGAGGTTTCAAGAAGTTCAAACCCAGAACGAGACTTTAAAGAAGAGTCTGTCAGAGAatcagaaagaaaaaggggaactAGAAAATAGAGTGTCCGAGTTAGAAGAATCTCTCCATCGGCATCGAAATCGAAATTCTGTGATGGAATTAAAAGCAAGCCTAAGTAGAATTGAAGAGATGAAACGAAGAATTGAAGAGTTAGAAGTAGCATTGCGAAGTTGCGAGATGCGGATTGAGCACATGAGATCTAATGAAGATCGTCAAACCGAGCAGTTGCACTACTTTCAGAACCAAGTAAGAGATAGAGATCAAATCATGGGAGAAGCCGTGCTTCAAATCCGAGAGGTGGCTGATCACTTGCAGACGTTAGCAGTACAAGCTGATGTGTTAAGTGTGAAGTACGAATTAGAGTCGAGTCGAGGACAGGAGCTAGCCTCGTTGCTTAGGAGGATTagaattttgagttttagggCTAAGTCGTATATATAA